Proteins from a genomic interval of Fusarium oxysporum Fo47 chromosome I, complete sequence:
- a CDS encoding translation initiation factor SUI1 yields MEQVTYGDDTSDVRHGRLHDDLQEAHDVGSFEISMADVEQPEGEPQGRIVKYCGEQEPMADTTLLTVCTLPPEYCEYGGTVKKCQEWLEKNEPELYNRIWSAEALEAATASLSVEAQKRAAKDAQKKTAKAEAAEAKHADLLAKSVVTIKRIERNKKKFVTAVIGLESFDLELKKVAKDLGKKFATGSSVTKLPGGGEEIVVQGDVSVELEEFLLEKYKQIPEDHIELVEDKKKKKGGS; encoded by the exons ATGGAACAAGTAACTTATGGGGATGATACTAGTGACGTACGTCATGGTCGACTTCACGACGATCTCCAGGAAGCTCATGATGTTGGTTCG TTTGAGATCTCTATGGCTGACGTTGAGCAACCTGAGGGCGAGCCCCAGGGTCGTATTGTCAAGTATTGTGGCG AGCAAGAACCGATGGCTGACACAACATTGCTCACAGTTTGCACTCTACCCCCCGAG TACTGCGAGTATGGCGGAACCGTTAAGAAGTGCCAGGAATggctagaaaagaacgaacCAGAGCTTTACAACAGGATCTGGTCCGCAG AGGCCCTCGAGGCTGCTACCGCATCACTATCCGTCGAGGCCCAGAAACGAGCCGCAAAGGACGCACAGAAGAAGACCGCTAAGGCTGAAGCCGCTGAGGCAAAACACGCCGATCTGTTAGCCAAGAGTGTTGTCACTATCAAGCGCATTGAGcgaaacaagaagaagtttgTCACGGCCGTGATAGGACTCGAATCATTTGACTTGGAACTCAAGAAG GTCGCCAAAGATCTTGGCAAGAAGTTTGCTACAGGCTCTTCAGTGACTAAGCTCCCCGGTGGCGGAGAAGAAATTGTTGTGCAGGGTGATGTTAGCGTTGAGTTGGAAGAGTTCCTGCTTGAGAAGTACAAGCAGATCCCCGAGGATCATATTGAACTTGtcgaagacaagaagaagaagaagggcggTTCATAA
- a CDS encoding Borealin N terminal-domain-containing protein: MVKHVPLHSGSPSAQPRSPIRKRTPGAITMQQKQAMIDNMQLEITERARRLRAQYNYMATTVRSRIEMRLNRVPMSMRNIKMGDLLQKFMDQEQQRAAKSAAIRKQTATWAASPPKQIQSAANNLKPAPRTKKRMSDAISGDKENEVEHTETAKKRARAATTTDVSHARSGQILSPTSSNSRMANRPPSPTKSGIARPASPLKRPATASGMLSSMVEKAKATRAGAGAGRKMTTNSTASSMSTNSTAATRNKKAVPATSTTSRAPTSRPGTRTTRRSIANSESSESSNGTVIRKGPAAKSAPVKRGTASRKGTTGAVRKTTAKSNPSTASTGTGRTLRKRA, from the exons atGGTTAAACATGTTCCTCTGCACAGTGGAAGCCCTTCGGCGCAACCACGAAGCCCCATCAGAAAGCGAACGCCTGGTGCTATCACGATGCAACAAAAACAGGCTATGATCGATAACATGCAGCTCGAGA TTACAGAACGCGCTCGTCGATTAAGAGCCCAATATAATTACATGGCAACAACAGTTCGCTCCCGTATCGAAATGCGACTCAACCGCGTCCCCATGTCAATGAGAAACATCAAGATGGGAGACTTGCTACAGAAATTCATGGATCAGGAGCAACAACGAGCCGCGAAATCGGCCGCTATACGAAAACAAACAGCAACATGGGCAGCAAGCCCACCAAAGCAGATTCAATCGGCCGCAAATAATTTGAAGCCCGCGCCACGCACAAAGAAGCGCATGAG TGATGCAATCTCAGGAGACAAAGAAAACGAGGTCGAGCATACCGAGACTGCTAAGAAGAGGGCTCGAGCTGCAACAACCACGGACGTGTCACATGCCCGATCAGGACAAATTTTGTCGCCAACATCCTCCAACTCGCGAATGGCAAATCGGCCTCCATCGCCTACTAAGTCTGGTATTGCACGACCAGCTTCACCACTGAAGCGTCCGGCTACAGCTTCTGGTATGCTGTCGAGCATGGTGGAGAAGGCAAAGGCGACGCGAGCTGGCGCTGGCGCTGGACGCAAGATGACGACAAACTCTACCGCAAGCTCAATGTCGACCAACAGCACTGCTGCCACCAGAAATAAGAAAGCAGTACCAGCAACAAGTACTACTTCAAGAGCGCCTACTTCTCGACCAGGTACACGAACAACGCGTAGATCTATTGCCAACAGTGAGTCCAGTGAGTCGAGCAATGGAACCGTGATAAGGAAGGGGCCCGCAGCCAAGAGTGCTCCGGTCAAAAGGGGGACAGCATCGCGTAAGGGGACGACAGGGGCAGTTCGCAAAACCACAGCGAAGAGCAACCCTTCAACTGCAAGCACAGGTACAGGACGAACTTTGCGAAAACGAGCATAG
- a CDS encoding TRAPP subunit TRS23 produces MTVFALIVINKAGGLVYNKNFHEGLQQISTNDYLVLAGTFHGVHAITSRLNPVKNLPGATPPGNRPEPSSGLEVLETENFRMQCFNTMTGTKFLLFTDTTQANVDVTIRRIYDLYADYVMKNPFYSLEMPIRCDIFDRKLLSYIREINNR; encoded by the exons AT GACTGTCTTTgctctcatcgtcatcaacaagGCCGGAGGTTTAGTTTACAACAAAAACTTCCACGAAGGCCTTCAACAAATCAGCACAAATGATTATCTAGTTCTCGCAGGAACATTTCACGG TGTTCACGCCATTACATCTCGTCTCAATCCTGTCAAGAACCTACCAGGCGCAACACCGCCAGGAAACAGACCTGAGCCATCATCAGGCTTAGAGGTTCTTGAGACGGAAAACTTCCGCATGCAGTGCTTCAACACAATGACAGGGACAaagttcctcctcttcaccGATACAACACAAGCAAATGTCGATGTCACTATCCGCAGGATCTATGACCTCTATGCAGACTACGTCATGAAGAACCCCTTCTATTCTCTTGAAATGCCTATTCGGTGTGATATTTTTGACCGGAAACTACTTTCGTACATCCGGGAGATCAATAATCGATAG
- a CDS encoding HRDC-like protein has translation MEDEQQIPAAAAPRKVNHPRTSRPKPAAPGNEEASAVLNLGEFQDVDTLTLSEAALVLNALHAKRKNDRRNVNNTEMLNSTLTYLDNFARFTQKENVEAVERLLSAHKNLAKFERAQLGSLCCEGADEAKTLIPSLADKISDQDLQDLLDEISKLQNR, from the exons ATGGAGGATGAACAACAAATCCCAGCTGCTGCCGCGCCTAGGAAGGTTAATCACCCTCGCACCTCTCGACCCAAGCCCGCGGCTCCTGGTAATGAGGAAGCTTCCGCAGTTCTGAACCTTGGCGAGTTCCAAGATGTCGACACCTTGACGCTCTCCGAAGCTGCGCTGGTTCTGAATGCCCTCCACGCGAAACGAAAGAACGATCGTAGGAACGTTAACAATACCGA GATGCTGAACTCGACATTGACCTACCTCGATAACTTTGCGCGGTTCACTCAAAAGGAGAACGTAGAGGCTGTGGAACGCCTTCTTAGCGCACATAAGAACCTCGCCAAGTTTGAGCGCGCACAGCTGG GTTCTCTGTGCTGTGAAGGAGCCGACGAGGCCAAGACACTCATCCCTTCATTGGCCGACAAGATTTCGGACCAGGACCTTCAGGATCTCCTCGATGAGATCTCTAAGCTCCAGAATCGGTGA
- a CDS encoding uncharacterized protein (uncharacterized alpha/beta hydrolase domain-domain containing protein) produces MPSQPQSKQVFLPLEDGSHHEAKEDAFAAPKRIIICCDGTWQSSVSGLKNIPSNVTRLARSIARSGKDKDDKVWQQVVYYDAGIGTGDLGQAEANRQGGAGIGFVGNVIEAYNFIVLNYNIGDEIFCFGFSRGAYTARAVAGLVTDIGIVCPKDLQDFPDLYALYQKNPDGFHFRKSQAYMEWVNGVPSKKEVNGGSQIQSQWDSPPHHDAPESSRFVKVVGVFDTVGSLGIPDLPWTRFNLKFLEKAVGIADPGFHNIHLSPYIQHAYHALALDEHRAPFSPSLWHFPASKDHSPPKPAKDVEQLWSDWEKIYKSSSATKKQLEDAWGAVVDGEMYEHLQGNKSELLQVWFPGVHINIGGGNDDLLTEKKSDLEQIALISFAWMCEQVAPYLQFVEDGSLGDLGKSAVQDRYNLLKPLLTNIQNGDEKDYGPGPLSSRIAASLDRTGIKKADVRKIPEETVSGWATGPIVDSFTGAMIAGGSVDRVPGNYTKDDKGREIGDTYEMIHPCVKYRMSKVPSYKPKALRGFERTADGGKGYVWTKGNVKIPEFVIKTGDAFSRHVAEQDRSAGGNARDFLKSIDAVVV; encoded by the exons ATGCCTTCTCAACCACAATCCAAACAAGTTTTCCTTCCGCTCGAGGATGGCTCGCACCACGAAGCAAAAGAAGATGCATTTGCAGCCCCCAAACGCATCATCATTTGCTGCGATGGTACTTGGCAGTCCTCGGTGTCAGGCCTGAAGAACATCCCGTCCAATGTTACAAGACTTGCCCGTTCAATTGCTCGTAGCGGCAAGGACAAAGACGACAAAGTATGGCAGCAAGTAGTTTACTACGATGCCGGCATTGGAACAGGAGACCTGGGTCAAGCAGAGGCCAATCGGCAGGGAGGTGCTGGCATTGGCTTTGTGGGCAACGTTATTGAAGCCTACAACTTCATCGTCCTGAACTACAATATTGGTGACGAGATCTTTTGCTTTGGCTTCTCTCGAGGAGCTTATACCGCTCGTGCAGTCGCAGGTCTCGTCACTGATATTGGTATTGTCTGTCCCAAGGATCTGCAAGATTTCCCTGACCTTTACGCCCTGTACCAGAAGAATCCTGATGGTTTCCATTTCCGTAAGTCGCAAGCTTACATGGAATGGGTTAACGGTGTGCCATCCAAAAAGGAGGTTAATGGGGGATCACAAATTCAGTCTCAATGGGACAgtcctcctcatcatgaTGCCCCTGAGTCGTCCAGATTCGTCAaggttgttggtgtttttgacACTGTTGGAAGCTTGGGTATCCCCGATTTACCCTGGACTCGTTTCAAtctcaagttcctcgagAAGGCCGTCGGGATCGCTGACCCTGGTTTTCACAACATTCATCTAAGTCCTT ACATTCAGCATGCTTACCATGCTTTGGCTCTGGATGAACATCGAGCACCCTTCTCGCCCAGCCTTTGGCACTTCCCAGCCAGCAAGGACCATAGCCCTCCCAAGCCTGCTAAGGATGTGGAGCAGCTTTGGTCCGACTGGGAGAAGATATACAAGAGCTCCAGCGCAACAAAAAAGCAGCTAGAAGATGCATGGGGTGCTGTAGTTGATGGCGAGATGTATGAACATCTGCAGGGCAATAAATCAGAACTATTGCAAGTATGGTTCCCAGGCGTGCACATCAACATTGGTGGCGGGAATGATGACCTCCTtactgagaagaagagtgaTCTCGAGC AAATCGCACTGATCTCATTCGCCTGGATGTGTGAGCAAGTCGCTCCTTATTTGCAGTTCGTCGAAGACGGTAGCTTGGGCGACCTTGGCAAATCAGCAGTCCAAGACCGCTACAACCTCCTCAAGCCACTCCTAACTAATATTCAAAACGGAGATGAGAAGGACTACGGCCCTGGGCCATTGTCTAGCCGCATCGCAGCCTCCTTGGACCGCACAGGTATCAAGAAAGCAGACGTTCGTAAGATCCCAGAAGAGACAGTCAGCGGCTGGGCAACCGGGCCTATTGTCGACAGCTTCACCGGCGCCATGATCGCTGGAGGCTCCGTCGACAGAGTCCCTGGCAACTATACCAAGGATGACAAGGGTCGCGAGATAGGTGATACATATGAGATGATCCATCCGTGCGTCAAGTATCGCATGAGCAAAGTTCCGAGCTACAAGCCCAAAGCCCTGCGTGGCTTCGAGAGGACTGCTGATGGAGGCAAGGGATATGTGTGGACAAAGGGCAATGTTAAGATCCCGGAATTTGTGATTAAGACGGGAGATGCTTTCTCGAGGCATGTTGCGGAGCAGGATCGTAGTGCTGGCGGAAATGCTCGGGATTTCCTCAAGTCGATTGATGCGGTAGTTGTCTGA